One genomic region from Chloroherpetonaceae bacterium encodes:
- a CDS encoding patatin-like phospholipase family protein yields MTLRHIFRHSLIFKLGIAFVILSSSHFCIICSSFAQPVIGTDSSTLQTISSQSFIFENRTLPEFFQYKTGRFKKIGLVLSGGGARGLAHIGILKAFEEHHIPIDYLVGTSIGGLVGALYAGGYTAIELEQIADTLNWPKLTSLSSARRRQDLFLEQKRTFDRAILTLQFDGLRLIIPKSISASQPLTTEMDLLLLNAPHIVGKQGFDSLKVPFRAIATDLGTGKKVVLRDGSLSEAARASSTVPIIHKPIVRNGSELVDGGLVANVDVETAELLGADYTIAVDVMSDLYRPNEIDAPWKAADQVISILMQKQNAQQLAKASRVISPPLDSISSSDFSRIKPLIDIGYRCGLAFIDSISQEIRKGAPSNFHISNFPISGYEITFQGISTFSKEQQELFRQLATASLTTTSLISSLLDTRFFQNVSLVRDSLNKRLTVKLNSLPIFNSVQFNLRSEVTDSLNSLFTPIFSRHYKGEEIADILDKAQKAYRSLKRNNLLKLSAKTLKDDTLYIELSEEKISQIVLKKDRGWTKDDVILREFQIVPDEHFETETLRGTIDRLTNLGIFDRVSASLQAEEDSLGNGKKTKLVISLEERLTELLRVGFRIDDLYASQIYLDFRNESFLGTTTEIGGSFTLGTRNASAQAEIRASRLWNTYIDFYSSLFFERRNVFSTQVKFNSTEFDQERVQLGEYFFENYGISTGVGWQFGSAGAFSLQAFFEKANSRQLFTAPQVLQSLPPILESNRFLSFKAELTIDTRNMPVGATTGSYTEVFYDYTPPFLGNDIEFSRLYFAHEFNTAFNDWLYGRVRFDFAISDDRTPLAKQFSIGGFGSAYSSTFYGLRMDDYRGRQIMVAGTEVQALLPIQFVVPTLIGIHYNFGNAWEQFSSIRFQEMIHGVGAVLTLRTPIGEARVGVGRPFRLVQIGEESFIRFAPSVYYAAIGYEF; encoded by the coding sequence ATGACTTTGAGGCACATCTTTCGCCACTCGTTAATATTCAAATTAGGTATTGCTTTTGTTATCCTTTCTAGTTCTCATTTTTGTATTATTTGTTCATCCTTCGCTCAACCGGTTATAGGAACCGATTCATCAACCCTTCAAACCATTTCTTCCCAATCGTTCATTTTTGAGAACCGAACATTACCAGAATTTTTCCAATACAAAACCGGACGATTCAAAAAAATTGGTTTGGTTCTTTCAGGCGGTGGCGCACGAGGCTTAGCACATATTGGAATTCTAAAAGCCTTTGAGGAACATCATATTCCAATTGATTACTTGGTTGGAACAAGTATCGGTGGGTTAGTTGGGGCACTTTATGCCGGCGGCTATACTGCAATTGAACTTGAACAAATTGCTGATACTCTCAATTGGCCAAAACTTACCTCACTCAGTTCTGCAAGACGAAGACAAGACTTATTTCTCGAACAAAAAAGAACCTTTGACCGAGCGATTCTCACACTTCAATTTGATGGGCTTCGGTTGATAATTCCAAAATCGATAAGTGCAAGCCAACCACTAACAACAGAAATGGACTTATTGCTTTTGAATGCACCTCATATTGTCGGTAAACAAGGATTTGATTCTCTCAAAGTTCCATTTCGCGCCATCGCCACTGATTTAGGAACAGGAAAAAAAGTTGTGCTTCGAGATGGCTCGTTATCTGAAGCCGCTCGAGCAAGTTCAACCGTACCAATTATTCATAAACCCATTGTGCGAAACGGCAGTGAACTGGTAGATGGCGGTTTAGTTGCAAATGTGGATGTTGAAACAGCGGAACTACTCGGTGCAGATTACACCATTGCCGTTGATGTCATGAGTGACCTTTACCGCCCCAATGAAATTGATGCACCTTGGAAAGCCGCCGACCAAGTCATATCAATACTTATGCAAAAGCAAAATGCACAACAATTAGCCAAAGCCTCTCGTGTCATTTCTCCACCATTAGATTCAATAAGCAGCTCCGATTTCTCCCGCATCAAACCATTGATTGATATTGGTTATCGCTGCGGACTTGCTTTTATCGATTCAATCTCACAGGAAATTCGAAAAGGGGCTCCTTCAAATTTTCATATTTCAAACTTTCCGATTTCAGGATATGAAATTACTTTTCAAGGCATTTCCACCTTTTCAAAAGAACAACAAGAGTTGTTTCGACAATTGGCAACCGCTTCCCTTACCACAACATCTCTAATTTCTTCATTACTTGATACCCGCTTTTTTCAGAACGTATCGCTTGTGCGCGATTCTTTGAATAAACGGTTAACCGTAAAACTTAACTCACTTCCAATATTTAACTCCGTTCAGTTCAATCTTCGCAGTGAGGTTACGGATTCCCTAAACTCGCTTTTTACGCCAATCTTCTCCCGCCATTACAAAGGTGAAGAAATCGCTGATATTCTTGATAAAGCCCAGAAAGCCTATCGTTCATTAAAACGAAATAATTTATTAAAACTGAGCGCAAAGACATTAAAAGATGATACGCTTTACATTGAACTTTCAGAAGAAAAGATCTCTCAAATTGTTTTGAAAAAGGATCGAGGTTGGACTAAAGACGACGTGATCTTGCGTGAATTTCAAATCGTACCGGATGAACATTTTGAAACCGAAACGTTACGAGGCACGATTGACCGACTGACAAACCTTGGAATTTTTGATCGGGTTTCTGCTTCGTTACAAGCCGAAGAAGACTCTTTAGGAAATGGTAAAAAAACAAAATTGGTAATTTCGCTTGAGGAACGATTGACCGAGTTATTACGCGTTGGGTTTCGAATCGATGACCTTTACGCCAGTCAAATTTATTTGGATTTCAGAAATGAAAGCTTTTTAGGAACAACCACAGAAATTGGAGGTTCTTTTACTCTCGGTACCCGAAATGCTTCTGCCCAAGCCGAGATTCGCGCTTCTCGTTTATGGAATACTTATATCGATTTTTACTCAAGTTTATTTTTTGAAAGACGTAATGTTTTTTCTACCCAAGTGAAATTTAATTCAACCGAATTTGATCAGGAACGGGTGCAATTGGGGGAATACTTTTTTGAAAACTACGGGATTAGCACGGGTGTCGGTTGGCAATTTGGAAGTGCCGGTGCATTTTCACTTCAAGCATTTTTTGAAAAAGCAAATTCGCGACAGCTTTTTACCGCGCCTCAAGTTTTGCAATCTTTACCGCCGATTTTGGAATCGAATCGATTTTTAAGTTTTAAGGCAGAGCTTACCATTGACACCCGCAATATGCCCGTTGGCGCAACCACGGGCAGTTATACTGAAGTCTTTTACGATTACACGCCACCATTCTTGGGTAATGACATTGAATTCTCAAGGCTTTACTTTGCACACGAATTCAATACTGCTTTCAATGATTGGCTGTATGGTAGAGTTCGTTTTGATTTTGCAATCAGTGACGATCGAACACCTTTGGCAAAGCAATTTAGCATCGGCGGTTTCGGCTCAGCTTATAGCAGCACGTTTTATGGTTTGAGAATGGATGACTATCGAGGTCGTCAAATTATGGTGGCCGGCACGGAAGTTCAAGCGCTGCTCCCAATTCAATTTGTTGTCCCTACACTTATTGGTATTCATTATAATTTTGGAAATGCTTGGGAGCAATTTAGCTCAATCCGATTTCAAGAAATGATTCACGGTGTTGGTGCCGTTCTTACACTTCGTACGCCAATTGGCGAGGCCCGCGTGGGTGTTGGCAGGCCATTTCGTTTGGTTCAAATCGGAGAAGAATCTTTCATTCGCTTTGCCCCAAGTGTTTATTATGCAGCAATCGGTTACGAATTTTAA
- the tenA gene encoding thiaminase II produces MRFTDSLWTSIDTIYHEILRHPFNQELLDGTLPQEKFQFYMKQDALYLTDFAKALALIAARSDSAEQIVDFVRFSEGAIVAERGLHEFYFDLYQTKLDVTYAPACFMYTNYMLASAATRPIEVAAAALLPCFWIYREVGNVLYKQVSTQASYDEHPYKKWIDMYSGEEYGAVVEKMLAITERMATETTDEIRTKMKEAFVNSSRLEWLFWESAYHLETWKPQ; encoded by the coding sequence ATGCGTTTCACTGATTCCCTTTGGACATCTATTGATACCATCTACCACGAAATTCTACGCCACCCGTTCAATCAAGAGCTTTTAGACGGAACCTTGCCTCAGGAAAAATTCCAATTCTATATGAAGCAAGACGCGCTCTACCTCACCGATTTCGCCAAAGCCCTTGCGCTCATTGCTGCCCGCTCCGATTCTGCTGAGCAGATTGTGGACTTTGTTCGCTTCTCTGAAGGTGCCATTGTGGCCGAGCGCGGGTTGCACGAGTTTTATTTTGATCTCTACCAAACCAAGCTTGATGTGACATACGCCCCGGCGTGCTTTATGTACACCAATTATATGCTCGCTTCCGCCGCAACTCGCCCAATCGAAGTGGCCGCAGCGGCTCTTTTGCCGTGCTTTTGGATTTACCGCGAAGTGGGCAATGTGCTCTACAAGCAAGTATCAACGCAGGCGAGCTATGATGAGCACCCGTACAAAAAATGGATTGATATGTATTCCGGCGAGGAATACGGCGCGGTGGTCGAAAAGATGCTCGCCATTACCGAGCGAATGGCAACCGAAACCACAGATGAAATTAGAACCAAAATGAAGGAAGCCTTTGTGAATTCTTCACGCTTGGAGTGGCTCTTTTGGGAGAGCGCGTATCACTTAGAAACTTGGAAACCACAGTAA
- a CDS encoding iron-sulfur cluster co-chaperone HscB C-terminal domain-containing protein has product MTPIDFFSLFGLSEKIHLDTKDLQKRFYALSKEIHPDFHQTSHLSEQEASLSATARLNQAFLTLKDFDKRVWYLVNSKLGELPEVEKKKTPPELLIRLMDIRETLSEFQSTPSDLLRHSLEASLHSLQEEQKELNAEIYALGESFDQTNSEDARENLLKAIRSLMLKKNFLKSLIQTIDSTLNPSEF; this is encoded by the coding sequence ATGACTCCAATTGATTTTTTTTCGCTTTTCGGGCTTTCTGAAAAAATTCATCTTGATACCAAAGATCTTCAGAAACGCTTTTATGCGCTCTCCAAAGAGATTCACCCCGACTTTCATCAAACGTCACATCTTAGCGAGCAAGAAGCCAGTCTTTCAGCAACCGCCAGACTTAATCAAGCTTTTTTGACCTTAAAAGATTTTGATAAACGCGTTTGGTATCTGGTCAATTCAAAACTTGGCGAATTGCCTGAGGTTGAAAAAAAGAAAACGCCTCCAGAATTGCTCATTCGCCTGATGGACATTCGTGAAACCTTGAGCGAATTTCAATCCACCCCGTCTGACTTGCTCCGCCATTCGCTTGAAGCATCTCTTCACTCACTTCAAGAAGAACAAAAGGAATTGAACGCTGAGATTTACGCTCTTGGCGAATCCTTCGATCAAACCAATTCTGAAGATGCACGCGAAAATTTACTCAAGGCTATTCGCAGCCTAATGCTCAAAAAAAACTTTCTGAAATCTTTAATTCAAACGATTGATTCAACATTGAATCCATCGGAATTCTAA
- a CDS encoding biotin/lipoyl-containing protein, whose amino-acid sequence MTYRAKIGTETLELKGDTMPENGSASLVISGIETPVILSKLSKTHKNSDYVMLNIGGKNFRAEVISTPEGAEVKLADGRKFFVELSDEKQLLLESMGVKSSAKKSSGVIKSPMPGLVIKINVSVGDTVTQGQNVAILEAMKMQNDIKSPTAGVVKEINVKEKQAVEKNQALMKIE is encoded by the coding sequence ATGACATACAGAGCAAAAATCGGTACAGAAACACTCGAACTAAAAGGTGACACGATGCCGGAAAACGGTTCGGCAAGTCTTGTGATATCAGGAATTGAAACCCCCGTTATTCTTTCGAAACTTTCAAAAACCCATAAGAACAGCGATTATGTGATGCTCAATATCGGAGGGAAAAATTTTCGCGCAGAAGTCATCTCTACCCCCGAAGGTGCAGAGGTAAAACTCGCAGACGGAAGAAAATTTTTCGTGGAACTCTCCGACGAAAAGCAGCTTTTACTTGAATCGATGGGCGTGAAATCATCGGCAAAAAAATCAAGCGGTGTCATTAAATCGCCAATGCCGGGATTGGTCATAAAAATTAATGTTTCGGTAGGTGACACCGTTACACAAGGGCAAAATGTTGCTATTTTGGAAGCAATGAAAATGCAAAATGATATCAAATCGCCTACGGCCGGCGTTGTCAAAGAAATTAATGTTAAGGAAAAGCAAGCCGTTGAAAAGAATCAAGCTTTAATGAAAATTGAATAA
- the tig gene encoding trigger factor, translating to MTHDIKVLSATEQEMTLTFEHDDYQTELNNRYKEAQSAVQFKGFRRGKVPMDLIRKTMGKEIESDTVETITQKKFSELAESLKIKMVGRARIRHFEFKGDLTLQVFVQYEVQPDFDLKPYEDYEFIRPKYTVTDSSVQNEIKSLLREHAVWVNEDKPATEENMIVADAQKLDNGGMPIIGGRFENQEFNLKAMSPESPLRKSLLGVIPNDERVVDLELADKNGAKELAKIRVTIKEVKRQDFPELTDDLAKEITNGQFESADALKTDIHKQLEQFYEAQAEEALREDIAQKFVKENTVELPQSLVASFSDSFVENAKYRLGGKFPPNFNIDAFRRETRPSAEMQAKWMLIRTKIIETAGIKLEEADIQALAAEDAKKYGIDTEAMMKNYQSEEMLNVVIDRIMRTKVYDHLKSKMKIKEEVREFKPEDAVEA from the coding sequence TTGACACACGATATAAAAGTTCTTAGTGCAACAGAACAAGAAATGACGCTCACGTTTGAGCACGATGATTACCAAACCGAATTGAACAATCGGTACAAAGAAGCCCAATCGGCGGTACAATTTAAAGGATTTCGCCGCGGAAAAGTCCCGATGGATTTAATCCGCAAAACGATGGGGAAAGAAATTGAATCCGATACCGTTGAAACCATTACCCAAAAAAAATTCTCAGAGCTTGCCGAGTCTCTTAAAATCAAAATGGTCGGCCGGGCACGAATTCGTCATTTTGAATTTAAGGGCGATCTGACGCTTCAAGTATTTGTTCAGTATGAAGTTCAACCGGATTTTGATTTAAAGCCTTATGAAGATTATGAGTTTATTCGCCCGAAATACACAGTAACCGATAGCTCGGTTCAAAATGAAATTAAAAGTTTGCTTCGAGAGCATGCGGTTTGGGTAAATGAAGATAAGCCGGCTACAGAAGAAAACATGATTGTGGCTGATGCTCAAAAACTGGATAACGGTGGGATGCCCATTATCGGCGGCCGATTTGAAAATCAGGAATTTAACTTGAAAGCAATGTCGCCGGAGTCGCCACTTCGTAAATCACTTCTTGGCGTGATTCCAAATGATGAACGTGTGGTGGATTTAGAACTTGCCGATAAGAATGGCGCAAAAGAACTTGCTAAAATTCGTGTGACCATTAAAGAAGTAAAACGACAAGATTTTCCCGAACTTACCGATGACTTAGCCAAAGAGATCACCAACGGGCAATTCGAAAGTGCCGACGCACTAAAGACGGATATTCATAAACAACTGGAACAATTTTATGAAGCTCAAGCCGAAGAGGCATTAAGGGAAGATATCGCTCAAAAATTTGTAAAGGAAAACACGGTTGAACTGCCGCAATCGCTCGTTGCTTCATTTTCAGATTCATTTGTTGAGAATGCGAAATATCGATTAGGCGGAAAATTTCCTCCGAATTTTAACATTGATGCATTCCGACGCGAAACCCGCCCAAGCGCAGAGATGCAGGCAAAATGGATGTTGATAAGGACAAAAATCATTGAAACCGCCGGGATAAAACTTGAAGAAGCCGATATTCAAGCCCTCGCCGCTGAAGATGCCAAAAAGTACGGCATCGATACCGAGGCAATGATGAAAAATTATCAGTCAGAAGAAATGCTAAATGTCGTGATTGACCGAATCATGCGCACCAAAGTGTATGACCACTTGAAATCAAAAATGAAAATCAAAGAGGAAGTTCGCGAATTCAAGCCCGAAGATGCAGTCGAAGCTTAA
- a CDS encoding KUP/HAK/KT family potassium transporter, with protein MSSSFNHSKATAAGVLMTLGIIFGDIGTSPLYVMRAIIGDAPIDEDLVLGGISCVFWTLTIQTTLKYIILTLQADNNGEGGIFSLYALIRRRGNWLVIPTIIGAAMLLADGIITPPISISSAIEGLHEVNPNIPTLTIIITILVCIFLFQQFGTSLVGKSFGPMMVVWFSMMAILGFIHIVQNPIVLRAFSPHYAIQLLVQHPGGFWLLGAVFLCTTGAEALYSDLGHCGRSNIQVAWIFVKTALLLNYFGQGAWLLKHSGETLGRRNPFYELMPEWFLIVGIIIASIAAIIASQALISGSFTLISEAIGLNIWPRVEIHHPSESKGQHYIPSVNWFLLIGCISVQLYFRESSNMEGAYGFAITMTMLMTTTLLIFYLRYVRKAQKWLIFIFLTVFLTVEGSFFIANIIKLKTGWAPLLFAVFTLGIMLIWQGSKKLLSRFTVFVDLEPFLKTLENLSQAEKIPKFATHLIYLTKSENPLMIEHKIIPSIFGKKPKRADIYWFVHLERTDAPYTMEYSVQELVNDKIIRVDFRIGFKVQLRLNLFFKQVMQEMMRTKEIPPELPSESRYNLESDFRFVVSEKFLSIENDLPFKENFLLKNYFALKKWSLSVERAFGLDENDVTVEKFPLVVVPATDVMLTRIEQTAVEKAK; from the coding sequence GTGAGTTCTTCATTTAATCACTCAAAAGCTACGGCTGCAGGCGTTTTGATGACGCTTGGTATCATTTTCGGAGATATTGGCACCTCGCCCCTCTATGTTATGAGAGCCATCATTGGCGATGCACCAATTGATGAAGATTTAGTTCTTGGAGGAATTTCTTGTGTGTTTTGGACACTGACCATCCAAACAACCCTTAAATATATCATCCTAACGCTACAAGCAGATAACAACGGTGAAGGTGGAATTTTTTCTCTCTACGCCTTGATTCGCCGGCGCGGGAATTGGCTTGTGATTCCAACGATTATCGGCGCAGCAATGCTTTTGGCAGACGGAATTATTACACCGCCGATTTCCATTTCATCTGCCATTGAAGGGTTGCATGAAGTAAACCCAAATATTCCAACACTCACAATTATCATTACCATTTTGGTATGCATTTTTCTTTTTCAACAATTTGGAACATCACTTGTTGGAAAATCTTTTGGCCCAATGATGGTGGTTTGGTTCAGCATGATGGCGATATTGGGATTTATTCATATCGTTCAAAATCCTATTGTCCTTCGCGCATTTAGCCCGCATTACGCCATTCAATTGCTTGTTCAACATCCCGGAGGATTTTGGCTTTTGGGAGCCGTCTTTCTTTGCACAACGGGGGCTGAGGCACTTTATAGCGATTTAGGGCATTGCGGAAGAAGCAACATCCAAGTTGCGTGGATATTTGTTAAGACCGCCTTGCTTTTAAATTATTTTGGTCAAGGCGCGTGGCTTTTAAAGCACTCCGGTGAAACACTTGGAAGAAGAAATCCTTTTTATGAGTTGATGCCGGAGTGGTTTTTGATTGTAGGAATCATTATCGCTTCTATTGCCGCAATTATTGCAAGTCAAGCCTTGATTTCAGGATCATTTACGCTTATAAGTGAAGCAATTGGACTAAACATTTGGCCTCGCGTCGAAATTCATCATCCGTCTGAATCGAAAGGTCAGCACTATATTCCAAGCGTGAATTGGTTTTTGCTGATTGGATGTATCTCTGTTCAACTCTACTTCCGCGAGTCATCGAATATGGAAGGGGCGTATGGATTTGCCATCACGATGACAATGCTCATGACCACCACGCTTTTAATTTTCTATTTGCGCTATGTTCGAAAGGCGCAGAAGTGGCTCATTTTTATTTTCCTCACGGTGTTTCTTACAGTTGAAGGAAGCTTTTTTATTGCCAATATCATTAAGCTGAAAACCGGATGGGCGCCGCTTTTATTTGCTGTGTTTACTTTAGGCATCATGCTAATTTGGCAAGGCTCAAAGAAATTGCTCAGTCGATTTACAGTATTTGTCGATTTAGAACCGTTTCTCAAAACGCTTGAAAACCTCAGCCAAGCTGAAAAAATTCCAAAGTTTGCGACTCACTTAATTTACCTAACGAAGTCTGAAAACCCCCTGATGATTGAGCATAAAATTATCCCGAGTATTTTCGGTAAAAAGCCGAAACGGGCAGACATTTATTGGTTTGTGCATTTGGAGCGTACCGACGCGCCCTATACAATGGAGTATTCGGTTCAAGAACTTGTCAACGATAAAATCATTCGCGTTGATTTTCGAATTGGCTTTAAGGTGCAGTTGCGACTCAATCTTTTCTTTAAGCAAGTGATGCAAGAAATGATGCGCACCAAAGAGATCCCCCCCGAATTACCTTCTGAGAGCCGATATAATTTGGAATCTGATTTTCGATTTGTGGTTTCTGAGAAGTTTCTTTCCATTGAAAACGACTTGCCTTTCAAAGAAAACTTTCTTCTCAAAAATTATTTTGCGTTAAAAAAATGGTCGCTCTCGGTTGAGCGTGCTTTTGGCCTTGATGAGAATGATGTTACGGTTGAGAAGTTTCCGTTGGTTGTTGTCCCTGCAACCGATGTGATGCTCACTCGGATTGAACAAACTGCCGTAGAAAAGGCAAAATGA
- a CDS encoding NAD-dependent epimerase/dehydratase family protein, which produces MFKVEPEHKLLITGASGFLGGALFSFFEKNLTPRSPIRVLVRNTSALARFKHIGEERYEPVFGDLNNISSLYQALKGIDIVIHSGALVSFAQRDYRALYQTNVVGTRNLVDASLIGGVKRFLHISSTAAIGSFGDGSLSDERTPFQDWQRRIGYMISKYFAEFEILRGVSEGLNAVMINPGVIFGDEVRHQNSATQLIRQIGRGKIPYFPTGGVGVVGLQEVCKAALAALQVSHTGTKHVIIAENLSYQNLFDLVYATAGRRAVSLPIPEITGRFAGLLMDAVALLGVKKPFITFDTMSLSEKSLFYDHSKSKTDLALSYPPFQETISKILSLRSPQKNLL; this is translated from the coding sequence TTGTTTAAGGTTGAGCCTGAACATAAACTTCTCATTACTGGCGCTTCCGGTTTTCTTGGAGGCGCTCTTTTTTCGTTTTTCGAAAAAAACCTAACGCCACGCTCTCCCATTCGTGTTCTGGTTCGAAATACATCTGCTCTCGCGCGATTTAAGCATATCGGGGAGGAGCGTTATGAACCAGTTTTTGGCGATTTAAACAATATCAGTTCGCTTTACCAAGCCCTAAAAGGGATTGATATTGTTATTCATAGTGGTGCATTGGTTTCATTTGCACAAAGGGATTACCGAGCGCTTTACCAAACAAATGTGGTGGGCACGCGAAATTTAGTGGATGCCTCACTTATAGGCGGCGTAAAGCGATTTCTTCATATTAGTTCCACGGCAGCCATTGGCAGTTTTGGCGACGGCAGTCTTTCTGATGAACGAACACCCTTTCAGGATTGGCAGCGGCGGATTGGGTATATGATTTCAAAGTATTTTGCTGAATTTGAAATTTTACGCGGTGTCTCAGAGGGTCTCAATGCCGTAATGATAAACCCCGGTGTCATTTTTGGTGATGAAGTGAGGCATCAGAATTCTGCCACACAACTCATTCGACAAATAGGAAGAGGGAAAATTCCTTACTTCCCAACCGGCGGGGTTGGTGTAGTGGGTCTTCAAGAAGTTTGCAAAGCGGCATTGGCCGCGCTTCAAGTGAGCCACACGGGGACAAAGCATGTTATCATAGCAGAAAATCTTTCTTATCAAAACCTGTTTGATTTGGTTTATGCTACTGCCGGCAGGCGTGCTGTCTCGTTGCCGATTCCTGAAATAACGGGGAGATTCGCCGGCCTTTTAATGGATGCCGTTGCTTTGCTTGGCGTAAAAAAGCCTTTCATTACCTTCGACACAATGTCACTTTCTGAGAAATCGTTGTTTTATGATCATTCGAAATCAAAAACCGACCTCGCTCTTTCCTATCCCCCATTTCAAGAAACCATTTCTAAGATTTTAAGCTTAAGGTCGCCGCAGAAAAACTTGCTTTAG